The genomic segment TGGCGGTTGCATCTGCTAGTAGAAACGCCAAACAGGTTATTAGAAGTTTAGAATTAGATAATTTTTTTGAATTAATAGCTGATGGAAATAGTGTGAAAAAATCAAAACCTGCACCTGATTTGTTTTTATTTACTGCCCAAAAAATGGGTTTTAAACCAGAAGAATGTTTGGTAGTTGAAGATTCAAAAGCTGGAGTAATAGGAGCTAAAAAAGCAGGGATGAAGGTTGTTGGAGTTGGACCTGAGGAAAGAATTGGGAAAGCAGATTATTGTTATAATAAGGTTTCGGATATAGATTTAAATGAGATTTTTAAATAATATTTCCCCGTATTTTTAGATAATAATATTAATTACATAATTTATTAGAATAAAAGGGGGATTTTTTATGAAAAAGAAATTAATAATTGGAGTTGCCCTTGTTATTTTTTTGATATCTTTATTTAATTTTTATACGAATCACCAAAAAGTGGAGAAATTAAAAACGCAAATAAATAATTTAAATCAAGAAATAAATAAAGCAGAGAAAAAAAATGAAGAGTTAAATGAAAAATTAATAAATGTACAAAGTGATGAATTCATTGAAAAAGCTGCTAGAACAAAGTTAGGTTTAGTTAAACCAGGAGAAGTTTTAGTTATCCCTGTTGAAGAAAAAGATTCAGAAAAAGATAAATAAAGGTGATGAAAATGGAAGAAATAATTTCAAGAATAGCTAATAACAATAATTTTAAAAAAAACCAGGTAAAAGCTGCTGTAGATTTACTTGATGATGGTAATACTATTCCTTTTATTGCCAGATATCGAAAAGAAATGACTGGTAATTTAGATGAAGAAGAATTAAGATTGATTGAAGAAAGATTAGATTACATAAGAAAGTTAAATAAAAGAAAAGAAGAAGTAATTAGGTTAATAGATGAACAGGATAAATTAACAGAAGAATTAGAAGAAAAAATAAAAAAAGCTGAAATTTTACAGGAAGTTGAAGATTTATATAGACCTTATAAACAAAAAAAGCAAACCAGAGCAACTAAAGCTAAAGAAAAAGGTCTTGAGCCTTTGGCTGAAATAATCTGGGAACAGAAAAAAGACCTAAATTTAAAAGAGTTATCTAAAAATTATATAGATCCAGAAAAAGAATTAAATACTGCTGATGAAGTTTTGCAGGGCGCTAATGATATTATTGCAGAATGGATTTCTGATAATGCAGAAATAAGAAAAAAAATTAGAGAAATTTCTTTTAATAAAGGTTCAATTTCCAGCACTTTACAGGATGAAGAGTTAGATGAAAAAGAAAAATATAAAATGTATTATGATTATAAAGAATCTGTATCTGATATACCACCACATAGGATTTTAGCCTTAAATAGGGGTGAGAAAGAGGAAAAATTAAAGGTAAAAATAGAAGTGAGAGAAGAAAAAGTTTATAATTATATTGAAAATAAAGTAATAATCAATAATTCTCCTTTTAAAGAAAATCTAATTGAAATTATTAAAGATGCTTATAAAAGATTAAT from the Halanaerobiales bacterium genome contains:
- a CDS encoding HAD-IA family hydrolase, with protein sequence AVASASRNAKQVIRSLELDNFFELIADGNSVKKSKPAPDLFLFTAQKMGFKPEECLVVEDSKAGVIGAKKAGMKVVGVGPEERIGKADYCYNKVSDIDLNEIFK
- a CDS encoding septum formation initiator family protein, with product MKKKLIIGVALVIFLISLFNFYTNHQKVEKLKTQINNLNQEINKAEKKNEELNEKLINVQSDEFIEKAARTKLGLVKPGEVLVIPVEEKDSEKDK